One Cervus canadensis isolate Bull #8, Minnesota chromosome 12, ASM1932006v1, whole genome shotgun sequence DNA window includes the following coding sequences:
- the LOC122451192 gene encoding 60S ribosomal protein L27a-like translates to MPSRLRKTWKLRGHVSHGHGRIGKHRKHLGGRGNAGGMHHHRINFDKYHPGYFGKVGMRHYHLKRNQSFCPTVNLDKLWTLVSEQTRVNAAKNKTGAAPITDVM, encoded by the coding sequence ATGCCATCCAGACTAAGGAAGACCTGGAAACTTAGGGGTCACGTGAGCCACGGCCATGGTCGCATCGGCAAACACCGGAAGCACCTGGGAGGCCGAGGTAATGCTGGTGGCATGCATCATCACAGGATCAACTTCGACAAATATCACCCAGGATACTTTGGGAAAGTTGGTATGAGGCATTACCACTTAAAGAGGAACCAGAGTTTCTGCCCGACTGTCAACCTTGATAAACTGTGGACCTTGGTTAGTGAGCAGACACGAGTAAACGCTGCCAAGAACAAGACAGGGGCTGCTCCTATCACTGATGTGATGTGA